The following proteins come from a genomic window of Lolium rigidum isolate FL_2022 chromosome 5, APGP_CSIRO_Lrig_0.1, whole genome shotgun sequence:
- the LOC124655853 gene encoding UDP-glucosyltransferase UGT13248-like, whose translation MIHVLLLSYPSQGHINPLLQFAKRLASHGGVRCTLATTRSVLASTNPSAGSVHISGFSDGGGLDEAGDISAYLPRLESFGSDDVDDLLRSESAEGRPVGIVVYDPLLPWAARVARRHGVPCAAFFTQACSVNLAYAHAWTGLATLPVGEDTADLPGLPAGLKPRDFPSYLTEERSNFPVYAELALNQLQELTSADHVLVNSFYELQPEEAEYMALAWGGVTVGPTVPSAYLDNRVPDDASYGLEMHVPMAAACRAWLDGRPERSVAYVSFGSLVTLTAAQTAQLAEGLCGGAMPCFLWVVRASETPKLPEGFAERANAQGRGLVVEWSPQLEVLAHPAIGCFLTHCGWNSTTEALAAGVPMVAMPQWSDQTMNAKYIEDVWRVGVRVRADEGDEVITKEELQRCIKEVMEGGKYAQNAAIWSRKAKSAMSQGGSSDRNINEFLAKFGHK comes from the coding sequence ATGATTCACGTGCTCCTCCTCTCGTACCCATCCCAAGGCCATATCAATCCTCTGCTCCAGTTTGCCAAGCGGCTCGCCAGCCACGGCGGCGTGCGCTGCACCCTCGCGACCACCCGCTCCGTCCTCGCCTCTACTAATCCGTCCGCCGGTTCGGTCCATATCTCTGGGTTCTCCGACGGCGGTGGCCTTGACGAGGCCGGCGACATCTCAGCCTACCTGCCCCGTCTAGAATCTTTCGGGTCGGACGACGTGGACGACCTCCTCCGCTCAGAGTCAGCCGAGGGCCGGCCGGTGGGCATCGTGGTCTACGACCCATTGTTGCCGTGGGCGGCGCGCGTGGCCCGCCGGCACGGCGTGCCCTGTGCGGCTTTCTTCACGCAGGCATGCTCCGTCAACCTGGCCTACGCCCACGCCTGGACAGGGCTTGCGACGCTGCCCGTCGGGGAGGACACGGCCGACCTCCCTGGCCTACCGGCGGGGCTGAAGCCGCGCGACTTCCCGAGCTACTTGACAGAGGAGCGCAGCAACTTCCCGGTCTACGCGGAGCTCGCGCTGAACCAGCTCCAGGAGCTCACCTCGGCGGACCACGTGCTGGTGAACTCCTTCTACGAGCTTCAGCCGGAGGAGGCGGAATACATGGCCTTGGCATGGGGGGGCGTGACCGTCGGCCCGACCGTGCCGTCCGCCTACCTCGACAACCGCGTGCCGGACGACGCCTCCTACGGCTTGGAGATGCACGTCCCAATGGCGGCGGCGTGCAGGGCCTGGCTTGACGGCAGGCCGGAGCGCTCTGTTGCATACGTTTCCTTCGGCAGCCTCGTCACGCTCACCGCGGCTCAGACGGCCCAGCTGGCCGAGGGGCTGTGCGGCGGCGCCATGCCGTGCTTCCTCTGGGTGGTCAGGGCGTCAGAGACACCTAAGCTGCCCGAGGGGTTCGCCGAGAGGGCCAATGCCCAAGGAAGGGGCCTCGTGGTCGAATGGAGCCCGCAGCTGGAGGTGCTTGCTCACCCGGCCATCGGCTGCTTCCTCACGCACTGCGGCTGGAACTCCACGACCGAGGCGCTAGCCGCCGGTGTGCCCATGGTGGCCATGCCGCAGTGGTCGGACCAAACGATGAACGCCAAGTACATCGAGGATGTATGGCGTGTCGGCGTGCGCGTGCGGGCGGACGAAGGAGACGAGGTCATTACCAAGGAGGAGCTGCAGAGGTGTATCAAAGAGGTCATGGAAGGTGGCAAGTACGCCCAGAACGCTGCAATCTGGAGCAGGAAGGCCAAAAGTGCAATGAGCCAAGGAGGAAGCTCTGACCGTAATATCAACGAGTTCCTTGCCAAATTTGGTCACAAATGA